The Solanum pennellii chromosome 4, SPENNV200 genomic interval tacatatatttttgtttccctctcccagatctcgcttgcatctctcgcttatacaaacagaaaagaaatgtataaattgtgtttccgtttgtataaagcgagagaaaatatatatacacatggaAATATATACATctttgttttatacacttataattatacaatacaaatattcttATGTCTAGTTTACTTTTGTCTTTTTCACTTTCTCATTTTACACAAAcacagattatacaattgatttttttgtatatgtataccgaAACAGAAACAGTTTATATAcaactattttattttgtatatatatatagcaaaatatacatatttatgtttgctatgtaGCGCAATTACGTAACTATagttataatatacaaatatgatttttgtgtttgtttatGTGACAAATGCTCTTAAAAGAAATCCAAAACATAATTTCGCTTACTtctttcgttttaatttatttgtctgcTCTTTGCTTAGCgcaaaactttaaattttttttgaaatttacgacctaatatattaaaattaaaaagttattaaaataagaaaaaaaatatttcagtaTCATTTCTCTCCAATCAAAACAAACCAcataaaaggaaatttattctttttttagtttcttttgtCTCGTGTATATATATGTACCTTGTGTATATTATTATCcatttacttatatttttcccttcttttatCACAAGCCActtaatttggaaaaaaaaaaaacaaataataataataactcctttttttatatatatattttttgtcgTTTCTCTTTTCCCAAATTCCAACTGATTTATTTAACCATATTATATGAACAATATACAGCTCATAAAAACACTTTTTTCCCTCTCTCTTTTGCTTATATTATACgactctacaaaaaaaaaaattaaataaatactcACAAAACTTTATAATAAGCTTCAActtcccttttttaaaaaaaaattacaaaaaatggtgaattttcttctgaaaatttttatattttgctatGTTGTTGTATTAGTTTCTGGATTTTCAGAAAAGCTCGAAACGTTGTCGTTTAATGAAGGATATTCACAACTTTTTGGTCATGATAATCTTATGGTCATTGAAGATGGAAAATCAGTTCATATTTCTCTAGATGAAAGAACAggttcatattttatttaattttttcacttatTTGACACTATTTACGTTCGAGACGGAGTCAGAAGTTGAAgtttatgatttaaaaataattaaattgttcAACGTTCTAGATaggtatttgaattttttttttatattcgtccttttatttattaaagttttatatatattcaagGAGATAAGTTACAttataaagttatatttatgatttcacAGAGGAGTAATAgtgaaaattataatttttttaaaaatatatacttaaatgtttttttattatgtatattgcttcgtaaatttaattaatatggaaTAGAGCTTTTTATATTGGTGTATATTTAAGATTATggatatcaaaattattttagttttacatGATTGttacaatatatttaaaattataaattttaaaatattatgtcaagtcaaaaaatatttcaaataaattgaaacagatgTACTAGTTGCTTTATTTTGAGGGAATTTATTCATTTGGAAATTAATGGATTAATTTGCAGGAGCTGGATTTGTGTCACAAGACTTGTACCTTCATGGCTTATTCAGTGCTTCTATTAAATTACCAGAAGATTACACTGCTGGAGTGGTTGTTGCATTTTATGTAAGttgaaaataagtaatttatatatgtatattttcgATGAATATGTTTAACTGACCACCCTTCGATCAATGTATTAACGTTAGACTATAATATTAAGTTCACAAccaaataaaaatagttaaaattataataagatgATTTTTATAGCTGATCTTAATTAGTTTAAGATTATGGCTTGTAGTTCGCGTTTATTTTATCCTCTTCATATCTCAGACTCTACTTAGTATTACACTGAATATGTTATcgttgttaattttttttgggattaCTATTGACAGATGTCAAATGGAGACATGTTTGAGAAGAATCATGATGAAATTGACTTTGAGTTTTTGGGAAATATTAGAGCTAAAAATTGGAGAATTCAAACTAATATTTATGGAAATGGTAGCACAAATGTTGGTAGAGAAGAAAGATATGGACTTTGGTTTGATCCAACTGAAGattttcatacatatacaattctTTGGACTGACAGCCACATCATGTAAGTACCTAATTCAACCTCCCCTATTAAAAGAAAACGGTTTCAGGTCAGCTTTCACACACCGTCAATCTGTCATTAATCACGAAATATATGTTACCTTTCACCAGTATAAGTACTTCGGATAAGTTTGCCCAAAACTTAAGTGGATGAGGGAAATTTACCTAACATCTTTATTATCTATATTGAGATTGAAATCGTAGTCTTTCGTAACCTTTTTTAGTTCATTGACTACTAGACCAGACCGTTTATgcttttcttgattttggtCAAAGTGCTTTGCAGGAAATGATTTGTCCTGTTATGTGTCTTGTTCTTCATTCAGTGTTAGTGACAGATGTAGCTTCATAGCTACACATTCAACTGAATCCAGTATTTTCAACATAATATGCAtgtggaaaaaataaattttataatttgaacTCGTAATTTTAAAAGTAGATAAATTCTCGATTCGCCTCTATGCAAATGTCATCCCTTGTTCAAGAGGTACTAAGATAGagttttttatttcctttttgtttgatcaacttatATTCTAACCTTATACATCTTATTAAAATGACATAACAGTACGGATAGGTCAAGTCTGTGTACACTCTACCTTCTCCAGACCCTATTTTGTGAGACTACGCTGGAtatgttgctgttgttatttaacatttgattatactttgtttgtttttgtgtattttttttgcAGCTTTTATGTAGATAATGTACCTATAAGAGAGATGAAGAGAACACAAGCAATGAGTGGGGACTTCCCTTCTAAGCCAATGTCTTTATATGCTACAATATGGGATGGTTCTAGTTGGGCTACTAATGGGGGTAAATACAAAGTCAATTACAAATATGCCCCTTACGTCGCAAAGTTCTCCGATTTCGTCCTCCATGGATGTGGTGTTGATCCAATTGAATTGTCTCCCAAGTGTGATATTGTCCTGGATTCTGCATCCATCCCAACTAGAATATCCCCTGACCAAAGGCGAAAAATGGAGAGGTTTCGAAACAAGTACTTACAATATTCATATTGTTATGACCGGACACGATACAATGTTCCTCAATCTGAATGTGTGATTGATCCTAAGGAAGCTAATCGCCTCCGAGGATTTGACCCTATGACCTTTGGTGGTGTCCCTCGTCATCAGAACAAACGACACCACCAAAGGCAATCCAGGAGGGAAGATACGTCCGCGAAATAAGAAAGAAGGATATTGTTGATATTTTGTGTCCAGTTTGATTGAAGATATGGTGATTTTTCACAATGAATAGAGAATACAAAAGAGAAGAGAGGTAAATGGGATTTTTAGTATTTACTAatgtatatttttcatgaatcaTGATGgggtatgtatgtatatatatttttagcttGTTTTGTTGATGTTTAGTACTATTTGGGATTCtattatttaattcaatttggtgatgatttttcttttgtgaaCTTTGGTTAGTTACATAGTGTTAGATGTTACATATTTACAACATTGTTGCATTTGCAGAGGAGGCAAGGGTCTTCaatttctaaatgagtaaaatGTTAGTAATATTTCTGTTGTCTATGTTGTTTCCTGCTAACTCAAAATGTTGCCGCATCTGTATcgaatatttcaaaattacattatttttagaaattgaaggacgataaataagaaaaataacaatatttatattgattttatgaaatgataaatattaaggattatttatttttaagaagaGTTAGACATATAAATATGGAATATGAAGGTAAAAAAAAGGAAGGCAAATATCTATAGTGAACATTATTTAAACacaatatctttttttcttttagatacTCTTATTCAAAatggaaaagggtctgatatacccctcaactttgtcatttagagctgatatacccctcgttataaaagtggctcatatatgcccttaccgttatacaaacggctcacatatacccctgccattacaaaatggctcacatatacccttcatttaacggacgttaaaaaattagttt includes:
- the LOC107018365 gene encoding probable xyloglucan endotransglucosylase/hydrolase protein 27, which codes for MVNFLLKIFIFCYVVVLVSGFSEKLETLSFNEGYSQLFGHDNLMVIEDGKSVHISLDERTGAGFVSQDLYLHGLFSASIKLPEDYTAGVVVAFYMSNGDMFEKNHDEIDFEFLGNIRAKNWRIQTNIYGNGSTNVGREERYGLWFDPTEDFHTYTILWTDSHIIFYVDNVPIREMKRTQAMSGDFPSKPMSLYATIWDGSSWATNGGKYKVNYKYAPYVAKFSDFVLHGCGVDPIELSPKCDIVLDSASIPTRISPDQRRKMERFRNKYLQYSYCYDRTRYNVPQSECVIDPKEANRLRGFDPMTFGGVPRHQNKRHHQRQSRREDTSAK